The following coding sequences are from one Candidatus Nanopelagicus hibericus window:
- a CDS encoding DNA recombination protein RmuC, whose translation MPASIISLIIGLASGVAIGYLLAKLRSKAGADNSPLLDDYKKQLEAERSKTENSIKLTAELNAMKTTVEKLSNQSVEANRIRTQAEAKLETTINEMRRASESIFDETKKIAGALSSSQTRGKFGEAQLELLLQSAGLREGHEYARQKSTTDADSAGIPDITVKMPGGSAIFIDSKFPFDRFLDAFGTEIESERNEFLAQHTKDLLKHVEALAKRGYHKSAGSPDFVVLFVPFETLLAEALRIDPAFLEKAFKLNVTIATPTSMMALLRTIGYIFTRNKLADNADEIQKVANTFLKNITLLHGKIVAVGKAISSTAKAYEDLIPTAEKTVLNPARRIHNLGVAGDKEKLAIEYPDSPGDVRELKAISADDDFIEVEEIEGGKDE comes from the coding sequence ATGCCCGCCTCGATCATCTCACTTATTATCGGCCTCGCTAGCGGAGTTGCCATCGGCTATCTACTGGCCAAATTGCGCAGCAAAGCTGGGGCAGATAACTCACCCCTGTTAGATGATTATAAAAAGCAGTTAGAGGCTGAGAGAAGTAAAACTGAGAACTCAATCAAATTAACTGCCGAGCTAAATGCGATGAAGACAACAGTTGAAAAACTATCCAACCAATCAGTTGAGGCTAATCGGATTCGTACCCAAGCTGAGGCAAAACTTGAGACCACAATTAATGAGATGAGGCGTGCGAGTGAGTCAATATTTGATGAGACTAAAAAAATTGCTGGCGCATTATCTAGCAGTCAAACGCGAGGTAAATTTGGTGAGGCGCAATTAGAGCTACTTTTGCAATCAGCAGGGTTGCGTGAAGGACATGAGTATGCCAGGCAAAAATCCACCACCGATGCTGATTCCGCAGGTATTCCAGATATCACCGTAAAAATGCCAGGTGGCAGCGCGATATTTATTGATTCTAAATTTCCATTTGATCGCTTCTTGGATGCATTTGGCACAGAGATAGAGAGTGAACGCAATGAGTTTTTAGCCCAACATACTAAAGATTTACTTAAACATGTAGAGGCGTTGGCTAAACGTGGTTATCACAAATCAGCTGGCTCCCCTGATTTTGTAGTTTTATTTGTTCCCTTTGAGACTTTACTAGCAGAGGCTTTGCGGATTGATCCAGCCTTTTTAGAAAAAGCATTTAAATTAAATGTCACCATCGCTACTCCAACCTCAATGATGGCTTTGCTGCGCACCATTGGTTATATCTTTACCAGAAATAAATTAGCGGATAATGCCGATGAGATTCAAAAGGTGGCAAACACCTTCCTTAAAAATATTACCTTGCTACATGGCAAGATTGTGGCGGTGGGTAAGGCGATCTCATCAACTGCCAAGGCGTATGAGGATTTAATTCCTACCGCAGAAAAAACTGTCTTAAATCCAGCAAGACGTATTCATAATCTAGGAGTTGCTGGTGATAAAGAAAAATTAGCAATTGAGTATCCAGACTCACCTGGTGATGTAAGGGAGTTAAAGGCGATCTCTGCTGATGATGACTTTATTGAGGTAGAGGAGATCGAAGGTGGCAAGGATGAGTAG
- a CDS encoding 4-hydroxy-3-methylbut-2-enyl diphosphate reductase: MSTASKKQVLLAAPRGYCAGVDRAVVTVEKAIDLYGKPVYVRKQIVHNKYVVQSLEERGAIFVDETDEVPEGAIVVFSAHGVSPAVHQSAAERNLKTIDATCPLVTKVHNEAKRFAADDYDILLIGHKGHEEVDGTAGEAPKHIQLVDGIASIKDIKVRDENKVAWLSQTTLSVDETLATVAELRKRFPNLIDPPSDDICYATQNRQVAIKEIAPKADLVLIVGSKNSSNSVRLVEVSLEYGAKAAYLIDFAAEAKDEWLSGVTTVGVSSGASVPEILVKDLLEWLAKRGFGDVQVITATEEHLLFSLPVELRKELKAAGK, encoded by the coding sequence ATGAGCACAGCCAGTAAAAAGCAGGTACTACTTGCCGCCCCACGTGGCTACTGCGCAGGTGTTGATCGCGCTGTGGTCACCGTTGAAAAAGCTATAGATCTTTATGGAAAACCGGTTTACGTGCGAAAGCAAATTGTGCACAACAAATATGTAGTACAAAGCTTAGAGGAGCGGGGCGCAATATTTGTTGATGAAACTGATGAGGTGCCAGAGGGTGCGATAGTTGTTTTCTCCGCCCACGGCGTATCACCTGCGGTCCATCAAAGTGCGGCGGAGCGAAATTTAAAAACTATTGATGCCACCTGCCCACTGGTGACCAAGGTGCACAATGAAGCAAAAAGATTTGCCGCCGATGATTACGATATTTTATTAATTGGACACAAGGGCCATGAAGAGGTTGATGGCACCGCCGGTGAAGCACCCAAACATATTCAATTGGTAGATGGCATTGCGAGTATTAAAGATATTAAGGTGCGAGATGAGAATAAAGTGGCTTGGTTATCCCAAACAACCTTAAGTGTGGATGAAACTTTGGCTACGGTAGCAGAGCTGAGAAAACGTTTTCCAAATTTAATTGACCCACCGAGCGATGATATTTGTTACGCCACCCAAAACCGACAGGTAGCGATCAAAGAGATAGCACCAAAGGCGGATCTAGTTTTAATTGTTGGCTCTAAAAACTCATCTAATTCAGTCCGCTTAGTTGAGGTCTCACTTGAATATGGCGCAAAGGCTGCTTACTTAATTGATTTTGCTGCTGAGGCGAAAGATGAATGGTTAAGCGGTGTTACAACAGTTGGAGTTTCAAGTGGTGCATCAGTACCAGAGATCTTGGTGAAGGATCTACTTGAGTGGCTGGCAAAGCGTGGCTTTGGTGATGTGCAGGTAATTACTGCAACTGAGGAGCATCTACTTTTTTCACTACCGGTGGAGCTGCGAAAGGAATTAAAAGCTGCCGGAAAGTGA
- a CDS encoding fumarate hydratase, translated as MPPEFTYQDLLPIGEDKTEYRLISKTGVSGFTADGRQFLKVSKEAITELTQVAMHDISHYLRSEHLAQLANILKDPESSANDRFVATDLLKNANISAGGILPMCQDTGTAIVMGKKGQQVLTEEKDEISISRGVYEAFTKLNLRYSQLAPVTTWEEKNTGNNLPAQIEIYSDTDHPDEYNFLFIAKGGGSANKSFLYQETKAVLNPTTFMSWLEEKLRSLGTSACPPYHLVVVIGGTSAEYTVKAAKLASTKYLDSLPTKGDAKTGHGFRDLELEKEVLKLTQNIGIGAQFGGKYFCHDVRVVRLPRHGASLPIAIAVSCSADRQVKAKITKDGIFIEKLETEPAHFLPAATKEDLDGPEINIDLSAPMADILAQLSKYPVKTRVNLSGTLVVARDLAHAKLKELLESGKPLPDYFKKHAVYYAGPAKTPTGFASGSFGPTTAGRMDSYVEQFQAAGGSLIMLAKGNRSEIVSAACKKYGGFYLGSIGGPAARLAQDCIKKVEVLDYEELGMEAIWKIEVENFPAFLIIDDKGNDFYAQTRKPLSIGKKPN; from the coding sequence ATGCCACCAGAGTTTACCTACCAAGATCTACTGCCAATTGGTGAGGATAAAACTGAGTATCGGCTGATTTCCAAGACAGGGGTAAGTGGCTTCACCGCAGATGGCCGGCAATTTTTAAAGGTTTCCAAGGAAGCAATAACGGAATTAACCCAGGTTGCGATGCATGATATTTCACATTATCTGCGCAGTGAGCATCTTGCGCAATTGGCTAATATTTTAAAAGATCCAGAGAGCTCAGCTAATGATCGATTTGTGGCAACTGATCTTTTAAAAAATGCCAATATCTCAGCCGGTGGCATCTTGCCGATGTGTCAGGACACCGGAACTGCAATTGTGATGGGTAAAAAAGGTCAGCAGGTATTAACGGAGGAGAAGGATGAGATCTCAATCTCCAGAGGTGTTTATGAGGCTTTCACCAAATTAAATCTTCGCTACTCCCAATTAGCACCAGTTACTACCTGGGAGGAGAAAAACACTGGCAATAATTTGCCGGCCCAAATCGAGATCTACTCCGATACTGATCATCCAGACGAGTACAACTTCTTATTTATTGCCAAAGGTGGCGGCAGTGCTAATAAATCATTTTTATATCAAGAAACAAAAGCGGTCTTAAACCCCACCACATTTATGAGTTGGCTGGAGGAAAAACTTCGCTCCCTGGGCACCTCCGCCTGTCCGCCTTATCACCTAGTAGTAGTAATTGGTGGCACCAGCGCTGAGTACACAGTTAAGGCAGCGAAGCTGGCAAGTACTAAGTATTTAGATTCTCTACCCACAAAAGGTGATGCTAAAACTGGCCATGGCTTTAGAGATCTAGAATTAGAAAAAGAAGTATTAAAATTGACGCAAAACATTGGCATCGGCGCCCAATTTGGTGGCAAGTACTTCTGCCATGATGTGCGAGTTGTCAGGTTGCCCCGTCATGGTGCATCCCTGCCAATTGCAATTGCTGTTTCATGTTCAGCAGATCGCCAGGTGAAGGCGAAGATCACCAAGGATGGCATCTTTATTGAAAAACTTGAGACTGAGCCAGCACACTTTTTACCTGCTGCCACCAAAGAAGATTTAGATGGCCCGGAGATAAATATTGATTTATCAGCGCCAATGGCTGATATTTTGGCTCAATTATCAAAGTATCCCGTTAAAACTCGAGTTAATTTATCTGGCACATTAGTAGTTGCCAGGGATTTAGCCCATGCCAAATTAAAGGAGCTACTAGAAAGTGGAAAACCACTTCCAGATTACTTTAAAAAGCATGCAGTTTATTACGCAGGTCCTGCCAAAACTCCAACTGGATTTGCCTCTGGCTCCTTTGGTCCCACAACTGCCGGAAGAATGGACTCTTATGTAGAGCAGTTCCAAGCAGCAGGTGGTTCGTTAATTATGTTGGCAAAGGGAAATCGCTCCGAGATAGTTTCAGCAGCTTGCAAAAAGTATGGCGGCTTTTACCTAGGATCTATTGGTGGCCCTGCTGCCAGACTTGCCCAGGATTGCATCAAAAAAGTTGAGGTTTTAGATTACGAAGAGTTGGGTATGGAGGCAATTTGGAAAATTGAGGTGGAAAACTTTCCAGCTTTTCTAATTATTGATGATAAAGGAAATGATTTTTACGCCCAAACCAGAAAGCCATTAAGTATTGGGAAAAAACCTAACTAG
- a CDS encoding transglycosylase SLT domain-containing protein produces the protein MKVKGMPTPAPRVRRLSIAAACLAFFLTISEPAYATSNLQVSVTIPMVGANLEASAPATPEEAADPNPSLLELDAVKTVDASSMALISVAARKLELARQPDGARAVAKEIIAAKYQWSEKQFTCLDQLWIKESHWNYKARNKVTGAHGIPQALPATKMEVVATDWRTNPVTQITWGLKYIEERYETPCKAWSKFKRSRWY, from the coding sequence ATGAAGGTGAAAGGTATGCCTACGCCCGCACCAAGGGTGCGCCGGCTGTCGATAGCTGCTGCCTGCCTTGCCTTCTTCCTAACTATTTCAGAGCCGGCATATGCAACTAGCAATCTGCAGGTCTCAGTCACCATCCCAATGGTGGGAGCAAATCTAGAGGCGAGCGCCCCTGCCACCCCAGAGGAGGCGGCTGATCCCAACCCATCCCTACTTGAGCTAGATGCGGTGAAAACAGTGGATGCCTCATCGATGGCTTTGATCTCAGTGGCTGCCCGAAAGCTGGAGTTGGCTCGTCAACCAGATGGAGCTAGAGCGGTTGCCAAAGAGATAATTGCGGCGAAGTATCAATGGTCAGAGAAACAATTCACCTGCCTGGATCAATTATGGATTAAAGAGAGTCATTGGAATTACAAAGCTAGGAATAAAGTCACTGGCGCCCATGGGATCCCGCAAGCACTACCTGCTACCAAGATGGAGGTGGTTGCCACAGATTGGCGGACCAATCCAGTAACTCAAATTACTTGGGGACTTAAATATATTGAAGAGCGATATGAGACACCATGTAAGGCGTGGAGCAAGTTTAAGAGATCAAGATGGTATTAA
- a CDS encoding PhoH family protein, giving the protein MASESIVLKSVASNPLLARITYVLDTSVLLADPIALSRFAEHEVIIPITVIGELETKRDHPDLGYFARAALRALDELRVKSGRLDQPIGINDEGGTLSVELNHSDVSKLPSGFLRDGSNDSRILAIAKNLMADGRKVVLVTKDLPLRVKASSVGVEAQEYRAELASTSGWTGMVEESVGSTIIDSLYEKDKIPHEFGKTHPCHTGIVLHSEKGSALARVTPDKQLKLVKGDRAAFGLHGRSAEQRVALDILLDNEIGIISLGGRAGTGKSALALSAGLEAVLEKRLHKKVVIFRPLYAVGGQELGYLPGTENEKMSPWAQAVFDTLGALVSQQVIDEVVERGLIEVLPLTHIRGRSLHDSFVIVDEAQSLERGVLLTVLSRIGQGSRVVLTHDIAQRDNLRVGRHDGVVAVIESLKGHPLFAHITLTRSERSQIAALVTELLEEPISFTS; this is encoded by the coding sequence TTGGCTAGTGAATCTATTGTCTTAAAGTCGGTGGCAAGTAATCCACTACTCGCTCGAATCACCTACGTTTTAGATACCTCAGTACTGCTGGCCGACCCAATCGCACTCTCTAGATTTGCCGAGCATGAAGTAATCATTCCAATCACCGTTATTGGTGAGTTGGAGACCAAACGAGATCATCCAGATCTTGGCTACTTTGCCCGAGCTGCGCTGCGCGCCTTGGATGAGTTGCGGGTAAAAAGTGGCCGGTTAGATCAACCAATTGGCATTAATGATGAGGGTGGCACACTTTCAGTTGAATTAAACCACTCTGATGTTTCAAAGTTGCCATCTGGATTTCTAAGAGATGGCTCAAATGATTCTAGAATTTTAGCAATTGCAAAAAACCTGATGGCAGATGGCCGTAAGGTGGTCTTAGTTACCAAGGATCTACCGCTGCGGGTAAAGGCATCATCAGTTGGGGTGGAGGCGCAGGAGTATCGAGCTGAGTTAGCTAGCACCAGTGGCTGGACTGGTATGGTTGAAGAGAGTGTTGGCTCAACAATTATTGATTCACTTTATGAGAAAGATAAAATTCCACATGAGTTTGGAAAGACTCATCCATGTCACACTGGAATTGTGTTGCACTCTGAAAAAGGAAGTGCACTCGCTCGGGTTACACCAGACAAACAACTTAAATTAGTAAAAGGTGACCGAGCAGCATTTGGCCTACATGGTCGAAGTGCTGAGCAACGGGTAGCTTTAGATATTTTGTTGGATAATGAAATCGGAATCATCTCTTTAGGTGGCCGGGCGGGAACTGGTAAAAGTGCCTTGGCATTATCTGCCGGACTTGAGGCGGTGCTAGAAAAACGTTTACATAAAAAGGTAGTTATCTTCCGCCCGCTTTATGCAGTAGGTGGTCAAGAGCTTGGTTATCTGCCTGGAACTGAAAATGAAAAGATGTCACCTTGGGCGCAAGCAGTCTTTGATACCTTGGGGGCGTTAGTGAGCCAGCAGGTGATTGATGAGGTGGTAGAGCGAGGATTAATTGAGGTCCTGCCCCTGACCCATATTCGCGGACGTTCCTTGCATGACTCCTTTGTAATTGTTGATGAGGCCCAATCACTAGAGCGAGGGGTTTTGTTGACGGTGCTCTCTCGAATCGGCCAAGGCTCCAGAGTGGTTCTAACCCATGACATCGCCCAACGGGACAACCTGCGGGTGGGCCGTCATGATGGGGTGGTTGCGGTGATTGAGTCCCTTAAAGGACACCCGCTCTTCGCCCATATAACCCTGACTCGCAGTGAGAGATCCCAGATCGCCGCCCTGGTAACTGAGCTACTAGAGGAGCCAATTAGCTTTACCAGTTGA
- a CDS encoding DUF3817 domain-containing protein, giving the protein MSKIIYFFRFWALWAGVMSLLLWFLYMPAKYLLSDKSIYEQFIWIPIVHGFTYPVYLLAALILCIAKRKSLLSTGLFLLAGTLPVASIWIERRVKSGRW; this is encoded by the coding sequence GTGAGCAAGATAATTTACTTCTTCCGTTTCTGGGCGCTCTGGGCAGGGGTAATGTCCTTGCTGCTTTGGTTTTTATATATGCCAGCTAAGTACTTATTAAGTGATAAAAGTATTTATGAGCAATTTATTTGGATTCCAATTGTGCATGGCTTCACCTACCCGGTCTATCTACTTGCAGCTCTAATTCTTTGTATTGCAAAGCGAAAATCCCTGCTTTCAACTGGGCTATTTTTACTAGCTGGCACCTTGCCGGTGGCCTCAATCTGGATCGAACGGCGGGTTAAATCCGGCAGGTGGTAA
- a CDS encoding SURF1 family cytochrome oxidase biogenesis protein produces MKILKTTGLLITWLLLIYGCFELGMWQLHRAQALNLSTAPQPDQPVIRLDQVSSAGKNMPIKAVNRIVSAEGNYAAIYIARDQKIADEKIADLDVRLLKLSSGHAVLVAREVLDQQGSQVTGPVAITGRLYPRQNVDRAFAKPGELPRIDPALVVSKANPFLYDGYIILKSEEISGQSSTLSLIPSEQISQKLPGFYWQHISYVVVWWFMGLLLLIAPAFPQFRARGDRVNNQITAGSKKKVKASVKK; encoded by the coding sequence ATGAAAATATTAAAAACCACTGGCCTGCTGATCACTTGGCTGCTTTTAATCTATGGCTGCTTCGAGTTGGGAATGTGGCAATTACATCGGGCGCAAGCTTTAAATCTATCAACCGCCCCCCAGCCAGATCAGCCAGTAATTCGACTAGATCAGGTCTCCTCCGCTGGCAAGAATATGCCGATAAAGGCGGTAAATAGAATTGTTTCAGCAGAGGGTAATTACGCAGCAATTTACATTGCTCGCGATCAAAAGATTGCAGATGAAAAGATTGCAGATCTGGATGTGAGATTATTAAAGTTAAGCTCAGGTCATGCGGTGTTAGTCGCCCGAGAAGTTTTAGATCAGCAGGGTAGCCAGGTAACAGGACCGGTGGCAATTACTGGCCGGCTCTATCCGCGACAAAATGTTGACCGAGCCTTTGCTAAGCCTGGTGAGCTACCCAGAATTGATCCAGCGCTGGTGGTAAGTAAGGCGAATCCATTTTTATATGATGGGTATATTATTTTGAAATCAGAGGAGATATCTGGGCAAAGCTCCACACTTTCATTGATCCCATCCGAACAAATCTCGCAAAAACTTCCTGGTTTTTACTGGCAACATATCTCTTATGTGGTGGTCTGGTGGTTTATGGGGCTGCTACTTTTAATCGCTCCAGCATTTCCACAATTTAGGGCAAGAGGAGATAGGGTGAATAATCAAATTACTGCAGGTTCAAAGAAAAAAGTGAAAGCGAGTGTGAAAAAGTGA
- a CDS encoding DUF4307 domain-containing protein, giving the protein MIHPKVLANPALRQRYGIKELPKNRNWLLGVLIAVVATWFAWSGYNAANPAVRSELVSFEVIDEQSISITYKISVRDLSADHNCAVVARDIDKNVVGEVTDLMPADSLMVGANLRTVAIPTRLPAVNAGISSCQ; this is encoded by the coding sequence GTGATCCACCCCAAAGTATTAGCGAATCCTGCACTGCGCCAGCGGTATGGGATCAAAGAGCTTCCTAAAAATCGCAACTGGCTGCTGGGGGTGCTAATTGCAGTTGTTGCTACCTGGTTTGCCTGGAGCGGGTATAACGCAGCAAATCCTGCCGTCAGATCTGAATTAGTTTCCTTTGAAGTTATTGATGAGCAAAGTATTTCTATCACCTACAAAATTTCGGTCAGAGATTTATCTGCTGATCACAACTGCGCAGTTGTTGCTAGGGATATTGATAAGAATGTTGTTGGTGAGGTTACTGATCTAATGCCTGCTGACTCACTTATGGTGGGGGCAAATCTTCGTACTGTTGCCATCCCTACCCGATTGCCTGCAGTAAATGCGGGAATTTCTAGTTGCCAGTAA
- the greA gene encoding transcription elongation factor GreA codes for MNQPTQTWLTQEAADRLAAELAELEGPLRAEIIKKIETARAEGDLKENGGYHAAREEQGKIEGRIRQLKHMLEHAHIGTPPASESGVVGLGMLVTVDIAGDELKFLLGSREISTSDVDVYSEKSPLGAAVLGAKVGQTVNYTAPNGKQIKVAILEAKLF; via the coding sequence ATGAACCAACCAACTCAAACCTGGCTGACCCAAGAGGCAGCAGATCGTCTAGCAGCAGAGCTTGCTGAGCTAGAGGGTCCACTTCGTGCGGAAATAATTAAAAAGATTGAAACTGCAAGAGCTGAGGGTGATTTAAAAGAAAATGGTGGCTACCACGCAGCCCGGGAGGAACAAGGAAAAATCGAGGGTCGAATTCGCCAGCTAAAACATATGTTGGAGCATGCCCACATTGGCACACCACCGGCAAGTGAATCTGGAGTGGTGGGACTAGGTATGTTGGTAACAGTTGATATTGCAGGTGATGAACTTAAGTTCCTCCTCGGCTCCAGAGAGATCTCCACTAGTGATGTTGATGTCTACTCTGAAAAATCACCTCTGGGGGCGGCAGTTCTGGGGGCAAAGGTGGGGCAAACTGTTAATTACACAGCGCCAAATGGCAAGCAGATAAAGGTTGCAATTCTTGAGGCTAAGCTCTTTTAA
- a CDS encoding ABC transporter permease, which produces MINFISDAAIITKRQLLQLSRVPELLLFSTIQPIMFVLLFRYVFGGSIDTGQPGGYVQLLMPGIFVQTVAFTLAGTAVGLAADMQKGLIDRFRSLPISRSAVVIGRTLGDGALNIVVLTAMGVAGFAVGWRPTSSLFEVFLGFVFLLVFGFAMSWIGVLIGLSVREERVATNATFIVVFPLTFLSNAFAPTTGMPRPLQYVAEWNPVSTMVAACRQLFGLENQFGATAGSFPSENPLQMSVIYMILIMAIFIPLSIRKYNNAAKK; this is translated from the coding sequence ATGATTAATTTCATCTCAGATGCAGCAATAATCACTAAACGCCAACTATTACAACTCTCTCGAGTACCAGAGTTACTTTTGTTCTCAACTATTCAGCCAATAATGTTTGTATTGTTATTTAGATATGTATTTGGTGGCTCAATTGATACTGGCCAGCCAGGTGGATATGTGCAATTACTTATGCCCGGCATATTTGTGCAAACAGTTGCCTTCACCTTGGCAGGAACGGCAGTAGGTTTAGCTGCAGATATGCAAAAAGGATTAATTGATCGGTTTAGATCACTACCAATCTCAAGATCTGCAGTGGTAATTGGTAGAACTCTGGGAGATGGTGCCTTAAATATCGTGGTCTTGACCGCAATGGGAGTTGCAGGTTTTGCGGTGGGATGGCGACCAACCTCATCTTTATTTGAGGTCTTCTTAGGTTTTGTTTTCCTATTAGTTTTTGGTTTTGCGATGTCTTGGATCGGAGTGCTAATTGGCTTGTCAGTAAGAGAGGAGCGGGTGGCAACTAATGCCACCTTCATCGTAGTTTTTCCACTTACATTTTTATCTAACGCTTTTGCCCCAACCACTGGCATGCCAAGACCGTTGCAGTATGTAGCGGAGTGGAATCCAGTCTCCACCATGGTGGCAGCTTGTCGGCAGTTATTTGGACTTGAAAATCAATTTGGCGCTACCGCTGGTTCATTTCCCAGTGAAAACCCATTACAAATGTCGGTAATTTATATGATTTTAATAATGGCTATTTTTATTCCATTAAGTATTCGCAAATACAACAACGCAGCTAAAAAGTAA
- a CDS encoding ATP-binding cassette domain-containing protein has translation MKAVIAENLVKTYNKGTVKALDGLNLDVEEGTVLGVLGPNGAGKTTTVRILATLLSPDSGSATVAGIDVLKHPDEVRKLIGLSGQYAAVDETLTGWDNLIMFGRLYHLSAKETKQRAIELLEQFALSDAAKRPIKTYSGGMRRRLDLAASLIIRPKVLFLDEPTTGLDPRGRQDMWGVIDDLVKGGVTLLLTTQYLEEADHLADEIAVIDHGKVIARGTSDSLKKQVGGERLEIVVENEHMDSVKEIVARVSGSAINVDEGLRQVSAPVTTGSKALIEAAKMLDEKGIHPLDIGLKRPSLDDVFLSLTGHVAEEKKDEEVSVSKGRRRGK, from the coding sequence ATGAAAGCAGTTATTGCGGAAAACTTAGTCAAAACTTATAACAAAGGCACAGTTAAAGCATTAGATGGTTTAAACCTAGATGTTGAAGAGGGCACAGTACTTGGCGTGCTAGGGCCAAATGGTGCTGGTAAAACTACAACTGTAAGAATATTAGCAACCCTGCTTTCACCAGATTCAGGTAGCGCTACCGTTGCTGGAATTGATGTGCTAAAACATCCAGATGAGGTTAGAAAATTAATTGGATTATCTGGTCAGTACGCAGCAGTTGATGAGACCTTAACTGGTTGGGATAACTTAATTATGTTTGGCCGGCTTTATCATCTATCTGCCAAGGAAACTAAACAACGTGCGATTGAATTACTTGAGCAGTTTGCATTATCAGATGCGGCCAAGCGGCCAATTAAAACCTATTCAGGTGGAATGCGTCGTAGATTAGATTTGGCAGCTTCATTGATTATTCGCCCAAAGGTTTTATTTCTGGATGAACCAACCACTGGCCTTGATCCAAGAGGACGGCAAGATATGTGGGGCGTAATTGATGATTTAGTAAAGGGTGGAGTGACATTGTTATTAACCACGCAATATCTGGAAGAGGCAGATCACCTAGCTGATGAGATTGCAGTAATTGACCATGGCAAAGTAATTGCTAGAGGAACCTCTGATTCATTAAAGAAGCAGGTGGGTGGTGAGCGGCTGGAAATTGTGGTTGAGAATGAGCATATGGATTCAGTAAAAGAGATTGTTGCCAGAGTTAGCGGCAGTGCCATAAATGTTGATGAGGGGCTTCGCCAAGTATCAGCCCCAGTTACTACCGGCAGCAAAGCATTGATTGAAGCAGCAAAGATGTTGGATGAAAAGGGCATACATCCCTTGGATATTGGGCTTAAGCGGCCATCATTAGATGATGTATTTCTCTCCTTAACCGGCCATGTTGCTGAGGAGAAAAAAGATGAGGAAGTATCAGTGAGTAAGGGCAGGAGACGGGGCAAATGA